CGAACGCTTGTAGCATTTCTTTCGCTCATGCCACCATTTGCGATCCTTATACTTTCCTGGAATCTTCCTGAAAAGGAAAAGAATCGGCTTCTCGTTTATATGGTGATAACTGGCGTCCTAATAGTTCTTTTAGGTGCTCAACAGCTTGTTACCGGAAATCGTCAATTTCAGCTATTTGCTGAAACGTACCGAAGTCAAGATTTACATGGCACATTTGCGAATCGTAACTCTGCGGGAATATTTCTAGATATTACTTTATGCGGCCTCATTTCTATAAGTTCAAACAAGCGCTTTAGATCAGCATGGCGATTTGGGAGTGTCGCAATTGGTATGCTACTCGTTGTTGGCTTAATCCTATCTCGTTCCCGTTCAAGTATGTTACTTGTCAGCATTCCTTTAGTATATCTTGTTTTCCGTATATTCTCATCGCAGATATCTTTCCGAAGGACGCGGCGAGCCTTTGTTGCCGCGGCGTTGGGATTTGGATTGCTTATTGGCGGTATTATAATCATTGGGAAAGACAACCAACGAATTCAAGGAAGTCTATCACGCTTCAGTAGGATGAGCGATGCAAGGCCCCTGATTTGGCAGGATTCAGTGGAATCGATCGCGCGATTTTGGCCCCTTGGTAGCGGCATTGGTACGTTTGATGAGGTCTTTCAGATCGATGAGACGCTCGAAAATATCGGACCTGGGCGTGCCGCACGGGCCCATAATGAGTACATTGAGGTAGCGATCGAGTCCGGGTTACTTGGTTTAACGCTATTAGCGAGTTGGCTAATTTTTCTGTTTATGAGCGGCTTGAAGGCTGCTCGGCGTGGCGGGACCGCTATCGCACCCATCCCAATTTTCATAATGCTCGCGCTTCAATCGATTTTGGACTATCCCTTACGGAACGAGACGCTGCTATGTGTCTCAGGCCTTATGCTGGCGCTCCTAGTTGATTCACCATACCGTCGAAGGAGCAGCGTTTCAGGATCGGATCGTCAGTGTGATTTGGGAACGGGCAGTGCTTAATTGCTCGATACGAGCTCGCAAGCATCAAATTCAGCGGGTACATTTCCGAATGCTCAACAGCATCAACGCTAGAAGATACTGAGCTTCAATAAATAAAAACTAGATTAGTCTAAAATCGCAGCAAGATGGCGGGACGAAACTTGAAAGACGCAATTCTCGATAGAGACGGTCAGGGCGCATATTCTGAGAATCAAGGCGATGGTATAGATTTTACCATTCACCTTAAGTCTCTCATCAATGTTGTGCGTCGAAATGCTTTATTGATCACTGGAGTTGTGATCGGAGTTGTTATCGTTGGTATCGTTATTACGATGCTTATGACGCCAACATACAAAGCTACAGCTCAGATTCTTATAGAAGACCAGGCTGATCAGATTATTGAAGGGAGCGAGTTGCAAAAAGCGGCTGCGTCTTCTGATACCGATCGCTTCTTGCAAACCCAGCTTGGGATAGTGAAAAGTCGTGCACTTGCTCGATCGGTTGTACAAAGTGGCAGATTCGATCGCGACGCGGGTTTCTTTGAGGCTTTAGGCAGTCGGATGCCGGAGGCCGGCGCGCCTAATCAGAAGCTTGACGTTGCGCGTCAAGATGCAGCAATCAAAGCCCTCCTTGATGTTCTCTCAGTTGATATGGCTCCTGACAGCCGTATTGCGGCCATCACCATTACTAGTCGTCAACCGGGACTGTCCGCTAAATTAGCAAATTCGTATGCTGAACGGTTTATCGAATACAATCTCAGTCGGAAATTTGATAGCTCCAGCTATGCTCGCCAATTTCTCGCTGACCAGCTCGAGGAAACGCGCGTCAAATTAACGCAATCTGAGCGAGACCTAAATCAGTACGCCCGAGCCGCAGGGCTAATAAGAATCTCTAGTGAAGGTGAGACGGGCCGCCAGGAATCTGCCCTGTCAGTCACTAATGATATGCTAGTCCAACTCAATAATGCAGCTGCGAGTGCAACTGCCGAACGGATAGCAGCTGAGAACCGTTGGAAAACTCTTGCAAAGCAACCGCCACTTGCCGTGTCGGAGGTTAATTCGAATGCCGCAGTAATGCAACTCGTCGCAGATAAAGCTCGTGCCGAAGCGGCTCTTGCGGACGAGTTATCAAAGCATTTGGAAGGGTATTCTACAGTAAAAGCTAAGCGAGCAGAAATATCTGAACTTGATCGTCGTATTACGAGCATTGCCAACGCGATTAAGAGCTCTGCCGAGGTAAACTATCGCGCTTCTCAAGAAAAAGAACAGGCCCTTGTTGGAGAAGTAAATTCGTTGCGGAGTGATGCACTCCGAGAACAAGATCGCGGCGTACAGTACTCTGTCCTCAAGAGGGTAGCTGATACCTATCGAACTCTCTACGAGTCGCTTTTGTCCCGTTACAATCAAATTAACGCGACCGCTGGATCAGCATCTAACAATGTTACTATAGTGGATCGAGCAGATGCGCCGCGTGATCCAAGTTCACCAAGATTGTTCCTTAATGTTGCACTAGCATTGATTCTAGGCTTTGTTTGCGCGGCTGTGGCAGTTGCACTGAAGGAAGTGCTAGACGACGCTATACGGTCGCCCGATGATGTTGAAAAGAAGCTCGGTATGCCGTTGCTTGGTTTAGTGCCCTTACGAAAAGAAGGTGACTTAGATCGAGAACTAGGCGACCGTCGCTCGAGCGCAAGCGAAGCCTACCGTTCGCTTGTAACAAACCTCCGATATACAACTGCAAACGGCCTTCCTAAGGTGCTGGCAATAACCAGTTCGCGTGAGGCTGAAGGCAAGTCTACCACGGCTCGTGCTGTTGCGATGGACATTGCGATGCTCGGCAAAAAAGTTCTCATTGTGGATACTGACCTTCGTCGTCCTACACTACATCACACAATGAACGACAGCCGAGGTTCAGGTTTAACCGATCTTTTAACAGGCCAAAAAACTTTCGACGAAGTCGTTCACCAAGCCGAGCACGCACCAACGCTGAGCTACATAACCGGTTTGCCGTCGCCTCCAGACCCGGCGCTTATTCTAGCGGGGGAGGGCTTCGCCGCCTTCATTGCGCAAGTACGCAGTCAATTTGACATGGTCGTACTCGATTGCCCGCCTTTGCTCGGCCTGTCTGACGCACCTTTGCTAGCAAAACACTCAGACGGGGTCTTGTTCGTCATTGATGCGTCAAGCTTCCATCGAGGCGCGGTAAAATCAGCCCTGCGTCGACTATCTCTGATAAATGCTAATGTTCTCGGCGTTGTATTAAATAGGTTTACACCCAAGTCCGGTGGTGATGATTACAGTTATTATGCTTACAACTATTATAGTTATGGCACAAATCAGGAATAAAAATAGTTGTCCAATTTGCGTATTTCAGGGGGAAAAATCGCCTGGGCTAGCGCGATTATAATTATTGCGTTAATTGCAATTGGAGTACAGATCGATCGGCAGGCGCGGAGGGATGAAATCTTTGCGCACTTTGTACCGCCTATTTTTCGAGGCTATGCTCTGGAACCCCTCGCTCGGGAAGCATATGGCGCGGGCAACTATGCGGATGGTATCGCGTATTCCCGCGATTTGGTGTTTCGGCGGCCACTGCCCGCAGAAAATCTGGCACTTTTAACCAATGGTTTGATAAAGTCAGGCCGAGGTGATGCCGCCTTACCCGTCCTGCTTCTGGCTGCCCAAAGAGGATGGCGTGACCGCTATACCCAGCGGGTAATGGCAGCTGCGGCTCAACAGTCTGGCGCTTCCAGTGTGGCGGCTCAGCGACTTTTGGCGCTTTGGCGCCAAGGAGATCGTGACCAAAAGACTAAGGAATTAAGTAAAGTTATATTAACCACTCCGGACGGAGTCAAAGTCTTTAGCGAAGGAATTATTGAGCCAGACCGCTCGTGGGCTAATGATTTTATAGTATGGGCGGTAGAGAATCTGCCGTATCAGTCTATGTTAGCAATTTCTAGATCTATGGCGAATGATAAAATCACCATAGACTGTGGTGTTTTATCTCTGAAAATCCGCCAGCTTGCCCTCGCTTCTGAAGCGAATGTCTCTAATTCTCTATGGTCTGCATTTTGTTCAAAGGGATTTGCAACTGACCCTGCAGATTTTAGATTCAAATCCTTCATCCGCGTCCCTGGGCCATTTGATTGGCGGTTGTTGGAAGAGGCTGGTTTAGATGTGAAATTTGTGGAGACCAAGGCGGGTACTCATTTGCATTATGAGAATTCACGACCGATCAAGTCGCTAGCTGCCACGCGCATCGCCAAACTTGGGAGCGGGCAACATATTGCCCACGTAAGAGGCGATGTTTCTATCGCCAAAATGTCATTTGTTCTGCAGATAGATTGTTTAGGTAAAAATACTGCACTACGTCGATTGTACAAAATGCGGATAAACAAAGGTATCAACAGCTTTGTCATTCCAGATAAATACTGCGATAGTCAGGAAATT
Above is a window of Novosphingobium sp. P6W DNA encoding:
- a CDS encoding O-antigen ligase, yielding MITLRTADAELNAAANGKALQVAMLLGVAAIFGGGGSGAGLFNLIVQLASLALIAFNRPSLIYFFRKAPRILTLLVGATILLPILQCIPLPPLIWQVLPGRNLVIQSFDLLGSSDVWFPMSLNVRRTLVAFLSLMPPFAILILSWNLPEKEKNRLLVYMVITGVLIVLLGAQQLVTGNRQFQLFAETYRSQDLHGTFANRNSAGIFLDITLCGLISISSNKRFRSAWRFGSVAIGMLLVVGLILSRSRSSMLLVSIPLVYLVFRIFSSQISFRRTRRAFVAAALGFGLLIGGIIIIGKDNQRIQGSLSRFSRMSDARPLIWQDSVESIARFWPLGSGIGTFDEVFQIDETLENIGPGRAARAHNEYIEVAIESGLLGLTLLASWLIFLFMSGLKAARRGGTAIAPIPIFIMLALQSILDYPLRNETLLCVSGLMLALLVDSPYRRRSSVSGSDRQCDLGTGSA
- a CDS encoding polysaccharide biosynthesis tyrosine autokinase; protein product: MKDAILDRDGQGAYSENQGDGIDFTIHLKSLINVVRRNALLITGVVIGVVIVGIVITMLMTPTYKATAQILIEDQADQIIEGSELQKAAASSDTDRFLQTQLGIVKSRALARSVVQSGRFDRDAGFFEALGSRMPEAGAPNQKLDVARQDAAIKALLDVLSVDMAPDSRIAAITITSRQPGLSAKLANSYAERFIEYNLSRKFDSSSYARQFLADQLEETRVKLTQSERDLNQYARAAGLIRISSEGETGRQESALSVTNDMLVQLNNAAASATAERIAAENRWKTLAKQPPLAVSEVNSNAAVMQLVADKARAEAALADELSKHLEGYSTVKAKRAEISELDRRITSIANAIKSSAEVNYRASQEKEQALVGEVNSLRSDALREQDRGVQYSVLKRVADTYRTLYESLLSRYNQINATAGSASNNVTIVDRADAPRDPSSPRLFLNVALALILGFVCAAVAVALKEVLDDAIRSPDDVEKKLGMPLLGLVPLRKEGDLDRELGDRRSSASEAYRSLVTNLRYTTANGLPKVLAITSSREAEGKSTTARAVAMDIAMLGKKVLIVDTDLRRPTLHHTMNDSRGSGLTDLLTGQKTFDEVVHQAEHAPTLSYITGLPSPPDPALILAGEGFAAFIAQVRSQFDMVVLDCPPLLGLSDAPLLAKHSDGVLFVIDASSFHRGAVKSALRRLSLINANVLGVVLNRFTPKSGGDDYSYYAYNYYSYGTNQE